One segment of Sulfurovum riftiae DNA contains the following:
- the arfB gene encoding alternative ribosome rescue aminoacyl-tRNA hydrolase ArfB codes for MANLKISNTVTLDENEIEISAIRAQGSGGQKVNKVSAAIHLRFDIAASSLPEFYKEKLLSLKDKRITKEGIIVIKSQQHRSQEQNREEALERLVELIKSVNVVEKKRVPTKPTKGSVKRRLLSKKKHANKKKLRGKVERE; via the coding sequence ATGGCAAACCTAAAAATCTCCAACACTGTCACCCTCGACGAGAACGAAATAGAGATCTCTGCCATACGTGCACAGGGGTCAGGCGGGCAGAAGGTCAACAAGGTCTCCGCTGCGATCCATTTGCGTTTTGACATCGCTGCTTCCTCTTTGCCTGAGTTTTACAAAGAGAAACTGCTCTCACTTAAAGACAAGCGCATTACTAAAGAGGGCATCATTGTCATCAAGTCCCAACAGCACCGAAGCCAGGAGCAGAACAGGGAAGAGGCTTTGGAACGGTTGGTGGAGCTCATCAAAAGTGTGAATGTAGTTGAAAAGAAGCGTGTGCCTACCAAGCCTACGAAAGGGTCTGTGAAGCGGCGGCTGCTTTCTAAAAAGAAACATGCCAATAAAAAGAAGTTGCGTGGAAAAGTGGAGAGGGAATGA
- a CDS encoding ORF6N domain-containing protein: protein MNELLVENEIGNRIFLLRGKEVMLDRDLAELYGVETKRVNEAVRNNQDKFLEDFYFELTDKEFEILRSKNPTAKFAKTRVNPKVFTEQGVYMLATVLKSKTASEVTVSIIRTFAKLRAFSKHYNALAKKIMELERKNDKQFKEIFKKLDNLVHDAQETDEKIMGFIKPENNV, encoded by the coding sequence ATGAATGAACTATTGGTAGAAAATGAGATAGGAAACCGTATCTTTCTACTCAGAGGAAAAGAGGTAATGTTGGACAGGGATTTGGCTGAACTGTATGGTGTTGAAACAAAGAGGGTTAATGAAGCAGTGAGAAATAACCAAGATAAATTTTTGGAAGATTTTTATTTTGAACTGACAGATAAAGAGTTTGAAATTTTGCGGTCGAAAAATCCGACCGCAAAATTTGCCAAAACCAGAGTAAACCCAAAAGTATTTACGGAGCAGGGTGTCTATATGCTCGCCACTGTCCTTAAAAGTAAAACAGCATCGGAAGTAACCGTAAGCATTATACGTACCTTTGCCAAGCTTAGGGCATTTAGTAAACATTACAATGCATTAGCCAAGAAAATTATGGAACTTGAACGCAAAAATGATAAACAGTTCAAAGAAATATTTAAAAAGCTGGATAATTTAGTGCATGATGCACAAGAGACTGATGAGAAGATCATGGGATTTATAAAACCCGAAAATAACGTATAG
- a CDS encoding pseudouridine synthase, whose protein sequence is MQNTTNDHNKLLVLHKPKGYVVTRSDERGRKTVYDLLPNWAFDDGWMPIGRLDLESKGLLLFTRDGQIGNALTKPGGCKKVYEVWVRGHVTDTHISEAKRGVESKHGLLKALVVEKLGTGGAKTKLKIVIDEGKNRHIRRLFGAMKDPKFGTPLKVLELKRVSIGSFGLDIGSGEWRFLSGEEENALIHDL, encoded by the coding sequence ATGCAAAACACCACGAACGACCATAACAAACTCCTGGTACTCCATAAGCCCAAAGGGTATGTGGTCACGCGCTCTGATGAACGCGGGCGTAAAACAGTCTACGACCTTTTGCCGAACTGGGCTTTTGATGACGGTTGGATGCCCATCGGACGCCTTGACCTGGAATCGAAAGGGCTTCTACTCTTTACCAGAGACGGACAGATAGGCAATGCTTTGACCAAACCCGGAGGTTGCAAGAAAGTATACGAGGTCTGGGTCAGAGGTCATGTCACTGATACACACATATCAGAGGCCAAAAGAGGTGTGGAGAGCAAACACGGCCTACTCAAAGCACTTGTCGTTGAAAAGCTGGGTACAGGCGGAGCCAAAACAAAACTCAAGATAGTCATTGACGAAGGAAAGAACAGGCACATCCGCCGACTCTTCGGAGCCATGAAAGACCCGAAGTTCGGAACACCGCTGAAGGTTCTGGAGTTAAAACGCGTCAGCATCGGCAGCTTTGGGCTTGATATCGGTAGCGGTGAATGGCGTTTTCTTTCAGGGGAAGAGGAAAATGCATTGATTCATGATCTTTAG